CAGAACAAAGGAATGCATTCGTTTTAACTCATGCAGAGTTAAAATAAATGCTATGGTTATGCCTTGTGTTGGACCAACACAATTGTTTTGTATGGATTCAAGTGATAATTGTTTGTTGTGACCAGTCATAATAAATGAGTCATGTGAATTCTTTGCTCTAAGATAGTCCTGTTGAAATGTCATGGGTTGCTGTTTGTGTATTGAACTGGTTTATAACAGAATGCCACCCTGACAGTTGTTATGACAATGCAGGTACTCGAATAATCTATGATCGCAAGTTCCTGTTAGACCGGCGCAACTCACCCATTGCCCAGACCCCACCAGCACACCTGCCTGTTATCCCAGGAGTGACAAGCAAAAACGTCCTGaatgaaaagaaaagaaatgaaGCTAACAACATCAACAATCATGATGCCAAACCAGGGCAAGGTTAGTCTTTAAAACAGATCTAACTGGACCTGTTTTTACTTGCACCTCCCTGTTTTACAATTTAGTCATTTTGTTTTGTACACAAATATGGTACAGTAAAATAATACTACTGGTAAAGGTTGTACTAgtaatatatatacagtatttattatgTAGAGTGTAATTCTATGCTAGACTACACACATGGAtaacattataaatgtattagatTACTGATGGTCATGCATATAATTTCATATCAAATGGCATATTTTTTGTGTCACAGGTGAAGATGCTCAGTTTGAGATGGACATCTAAAGAAGAGGAACCAACGTGAAGAATGATTATTTTCCTGGTACCTGTGTGCCAGTGGCTTGGCTTGTAGAAACCAATGTTGTGAGCCCTCTCCTTTAGCTTTCTCTAGCTGCAGGGTGCTGCATAATCATGGGGATATTTGACTAATGTTTGCCCAGTTGGGCTGCTGGAGCCCTGAAAGTTAACCTATGAGCTTTCTCTGTTTAAGTTTCAGGGCAACCTCCAGCTGTACTTGCTTTCGTCACAGAGCAAGGGAAAATTCTGTATTGTAAGTGCCCGGACTTATTACAAGTTTACTGTAATAGAATCATAAACAAATCGGCCATCAAAGATTCACTGCTGATAGTACAGAGTTGTTTTCAAAGTACACTGTCCCAGTCGACACCTTGTAAACTGGAGTCTACTTTGTTCACAAGTAAACTAATTTGCAGTCAAGTCGGACAAAGCTGTAATCAAAATGTACATGTTCTCCCAAATTTAATCATTGTTTTCTTTCGCAAtccaaaaaaattgaaatacgGAATACTTTGATTTTTCTTGTAATGCTAACAAGGGACAGCAAGATTAGCACCATCATTTTGGTTTAAAGATAAATAGACTTGCATATTCATTCCAAGTATTTTATATCAGTTAAACATTCGTATACTCTTGACATTTTTTTAAGACTGAGGTTTTTTGGAATTTGTTTATTTCAGATGAATAGTTTTATAAAACTGTCATACCACGGACCTTAATAAATCATTTGAATTCATACTGAATCATGATGCCAAACAAAATCACCAGATTTTTTTGACTAATGCAGAACTTTCCTAAAAGTCACCATTTCAGTTCAATTTTCCTTAGTCCTTTCTTCTTAAAGTAAAGGTTAATTTaaggtaaaaaataataataacagatCACAGTTTGGAATGATCAGATGTTACATttggtcagaaaaaaatggttgtAGCTCAGACTCATCTCGATGACAATACGGTTTGTTCCTAGCTTGCGTGGCAAGCTAGTTTAGGTGATACTTGAAGGATTCCCATCAGCTCTGTAGTCACTGTATCTGATAAGCACTTCTGGTCAAAGGTATACAATACCTAGTGCTGTTAGACCGGATAAGGATTTCATGTACTTAATGAAACATTACAACAAAAAGAGAGCTGGTCTCAGGAAGTACTTGCGCTATGTACCTAACAAGTACACTTCTTATTGCCCCATACATGGGAGTAATAACAGtgaatatttaacattaatatCAGATGTGATATTTGCTGTCACTTTCCAATTACTACAATTCTTACAAACCTTGATAATCAAATCAAAGGTAGAAAGCACTGAAGTGTTGTATGGTCATTTTACTAGTATCTCACAACTACAcaatgtgaaatttcaaaatttCTTCAAACGATGGATAGTTTTGTAGTGACCAGACATTCATATTTTGATTCAGatcaaaaaatcttgaaaactTGAATCTTTTTACTGCTCTTCTATGCATGTTGTTTTGATCTGCTCTTTGTTTCACATGTCAGAATCAAGTTAACATTACTGAGTTACCTTATTTTTGGGGATGCCAAATCTTCTGAAAAAAGCTTTGATTAATATTGAAAGTTAATTAAACAAAGAGATTATTCAAACAAGTGGCCTAGAAAACTTCGTCTCGTTCTGTGTTTGTTATCCCAGAAGAGAAATAATTAATTTCTCTTAAACAATTTCTTGTGCTCCGTCTCTGTATCCATGCCTTACTAAGCTGAACAGCTGTGTCAATGCAGTTCCCATTGCATACCTTAAAAGAGAATTATTTCCTTTCCATTggatttctttttattattcttCCCTGATATTAAGTTGACAATTAACTCAATTTGCTATGTTTTACTAGaaagcatttatatttttggaaacatgtttaatatcatttactTTCTTACAGAGATGGCAAGATTAGGACATACATCAGTGCAATGTTTGTAATACAAGTAATGGGTTGGTTGACTTCAGTTTGGTTGGGGGTTAGGTTTTCCTTGATTGTTAAACTTTCTATCAAATATTCGATACTGGTGAATTGAATTCAAATCCTTAAGAACTTGATGCACATTGTCCGTTGTAAATCATAATCAAATTTCTGTCAAAGTCACTTTTAAATAATAGTGATTTAAAGGGAACTTATTATTTTGCTATCCATATATCTGAGTTACTCTAAATTATGAAAGTTTAAATTTTGAAAAGGATCACTGCTTACTTTTGCTTCATACTTCCCCTAGGTATCTTAAGGTATCAGAAATGTATTTAGCTCTGTACAAGGGGATTTTGGGTGAAAGTGTTTTATCTAATGTGGCAgaaatttaaaactatattttcttttttttctaaaaccctgtttagtttaattttaataaaatgccAATGCCAGTGGACACTGTTACAGCAAGATGAATAAAAAGTTCCTTGACATCAGCTCTCTGTGTTCATCTTTTCTGCTGTAGTCACTAGGTGGAGCACTCTAGTAAAGTGCAAAATCAGTTTTGACAACAAACTTGAGCAAGAATGTTTGTAATGCGTGTTATATACCTGTACGAACATACACTATATTTGTCTGTAATTGTCACAAAAATCAAAcacgttttcatgttttgccCAAacaggatgaaagttttttgtttCCTTGTAACCCTTGCTAAAACAGCTTGGTACTGTATTAAACTATAGTAGGTCTACATGAATGCCTCATGTGAGAACTTGGTTGCTTGGAAACTCGTGTCCACACCTCACCAACAGTTTAAAGATAGAGGCCACAGTTTCAATGCAATGAAAGAAAAATTTCACGTGACATTTATAAGCTTGGCCACTAAACAAAATATTCATGCAAACCTTTCTGTGCTTATTAAAACTGTTATTATTGAAGGTGTCAACTTCCAATCCATCCCCTTCAACCACAATCATTTGCATTGATATAGATAAGTCACTGCAGATATACGCGTCCAAAATAATAAATCACTTTGGTTACACTATAATTCTACTCacagaatgtgtttttgtaGAACATTCATTAAAATCTATCAGTTTCTATTCTGACAATGTGAACAGCACTTTATTTAGTGAACTTTATTTAGGCACTCAGTTGTATTAACATAAATGTAAGCAAAGAGAATAACAGACATAAACAGTTGTAAAAGGCAAATTAACGTAATGACGATGACGCTGCGCAGATTGATCTGCCTATGACATCtaataccgcgagagcgatttgaaagcGTACGAAGCAGTATGCTgtggaatcgctctcgcggtactttgatgtcatagaCCGATCGGTCGGCGCcccgccgcatgaagtcgaacatgCATTTCAGCTATTTTATATTGAAAGTATTTGTCAATTGTGAACGTGGAAGGAAAAGTAGATGAAGGTGAACTAATTGTAAATTGGTGAATTAATTCAATCTCCGCCTACCATCCCTCctgttttaaacatattttgctCGCGCTGCTGTAAGCTCGTTCATGTCAGATGGATTTACAACTGACTGGCATTTACTGACAGGACTCAATATGAGTGAACATTTAACTTTTTCGTACAACTCAACAACAAACTCCTGAAAGGTGTCTATAGGAGCCAGGTGAGGAAACTGTTGAATAATATTTTACCTTGACTTCATTCGCTATTCTGAATTTTTAACTGTTGCTTAAAACTTGTTTCTTTCGAGTCGTTATGTCTTTCTATCATTCTGTGAAATATCTTATTTTTACTACACGagaatttatttacatatggcAACACATTTGTCCTGTAAAACTTAGCTAAGagagttttaatttaatttatgtatgtaagtatgtatatattttatcgTCAAAAGGTAAAACAAATAACGTTAGACAAATTTGTAAATTATGTTGTTGATGTTTTTATACACAACTCCTGGCTAGCTGCtagatgtactgtatatttgctGATATGTAAaacatacataaatatttaaGTCATTATTTTATATGCATCTTTATATCACAATTTAAAGAGATATTTGATTGTAAAGAccacacatttatatttaaacaataCATTGCATTGGGGTACCTCGGTTGGCTAAGAATCTCAGAGGGAGGCAGTCAATTGGGTCACAAAAGGTTTGTCAGCCCTTTGCTGTATACACATTAGATTACTTGTGTTAGGACATTCACTGTACTGCTGACTGTCTAGTTGATTAAGTTCATTTATCAGTGTGAATAAGGACATGTCACTCACTCCAGAATAGCTGCAGCTCAATAAACGTGCACTGATTTGTGTAGCTTTGTAAGGATGCATCCCGGGTCCTTTCCCATCCATATTTGgagattttttgttgttgttgtttttgttctaGGACCGTGATACTCGGACTCAACTGGAATTTAAATCAAGTCCATGAATAGGGAAGCATTGCACTTGGTGCCAGCGTCTCAGTATCCCAAACGTTCGATTGGCCAGCCAGTTATATAAACACAGGACAAGAATATCATAATGACATTCACAGACCTATCATATATTTTTCAGTCTGTCACAAAGTTTTATGAAATGGAAAAAAACAGGATTGGATATTTCAACTGCATAATCACTACTATGGCATCAAACTCTTAAGGTGGACTTCAGTAGATGCAAAGGCTTTAGTAATGTTTGGTCTTGTGGTTTCTTTTCCTCCCATGTTCGGTGTTCTGTAATGTCTCTTTCATTGCTTGAGAGTACTTTGCATGGGTTGTCCCTGTGAATGTCTGGAGCCGCCCACATTGCCGTCTGGTTGCCAGATGTACTATAGTTCTCTTTGGCCCCCTCAAGGGCTGGGACTGTTATCCTGTCACTATAAGAAGAAGACCAGAGAGGCATTGAGCGAGACAGCAGAAAAGATAACTTTGGTGGCACAGAATTGTGTTAAAAGGGCttctttttatgttttatggATTCTGCTGGCAACAGGACAGCGAGTTTGTATTGTAAGGATTAACCGATAAAGCACGCTGAAACTGAGATGCAAAAGCCCAAGGATGTGAGCACACGCGGCACAGACGTGGGACAGTAAGCAGTTCGTTTAATGGTCAAATAACGTGAAATGACTGAGATGATGTGCatgtgtaattttaagatgAATTTGATTGATTGTCTTTTTGGTATATGGAACATGTATTTAAATGCAGGACTTCCTTAATGTGTTTTACACCAGATTTAGTTACATGTGTTGGTGTTTTAGGAGGAGGAAATTGAATCTTTGTGGTCTCACCGCTCAGTATAAAGCACATCTGTATCTTTACATCAGGACTGAAATAACCCAATGTAAAATGACTAACATGTCAAGCGATTTGCTATTATTCACAATATAAATCCATCACAGCTCTGTGCAGATTATGGGTGCGAGCGCCAGTGCAACATCACAGGCTGCTCTGCTTGCATCTACACAACAGGCTGATCACCAAGGTAACGGCATGGCAGAGGACAGACGCTCACTACAGTCACTGAGCATTCACAACAGCAAAGCCAAGTCCATCATCACAAACAAGGTGGCCCCTGTTATCATCACGTAAGCAACATGatgctttttaaaactgtaCAGAACATCACAACTTGTGTGTGCTACTAATTACAATGCAGTGAGCAAATCTTTATTTccagtaaaatattattaaacgCAAAAGTTTTTTAAGGTTAAAGATTTATTCACAGCTTCATAAGATGTCAGGACTATTAGGACTTGTTGTTTTATGGTCActgatttaaaggggacatttcacttttttaagatgtaaaataaatctttagtgtccaCAGAGTACTTATGTGAAGtcttagctcaaaataccatatagataatttattaaagcatgttaaaattgccactttgtaggtgtgagcaaaaatgtgatcCTTTTttatgtgtccttttaaatgcaaatgagctgatctctgcactaattggcagtgctgtggttgggtagtgcagatttttgtttttaagggtttattcatttatttattgcaaGTATAAAACAAGAATATGATACAGTATCAAACAATCTTGGATGCCATAAATACAGTAAGTATAAAGCAGGAAAGAAAGGCAATCAtttgaaaacaaagaaaaaacaaaaaatacacgGTATGGCTTAAAGAACTGTCATCTTATGTTCCTGttgaaaaaataatgtttaatttgAAAAGAAAATCATCAATGTTCGACAAGATTTGGGGCaaatatttccaaaaaagtgttctgtctttgggggggggggggggggttaaaaAGGGGTGGGAGGGTGATTAGAAAACTTTTTGTATAATGAATTGAAGCTGTAAGTTATTcttgtgaaaataataaatatattgataaaaataaataaataaaaataaaatacagaggTAATAAGCAACTTATTTAACATTCATCAAATCAATATACAAATTCACAAATTTGACACTTTTTTGAttattattaatctttgttagtGTTATAATTCAATAATTAAggtcacacatttttttttttatttgggagcTGTTGAGGAAaatttggatagtgcagattaaggggtggtattatccccttctgaaattacaaggggagccaaatttcaattagctattttttcacatgcttgcacagaattgtttaccaaaactagTAACTGggtttgatctttttcatatttttaggttgatagaagcactggggacccaattatatcacttaaacatgaaaaaagtcagttTTAGCTTAATTTTCTTACTGAATTGTCAAAAAGTTTGGTCCTTTATTAAGCATGCATTATTATATTGTTACCAAAATGAAGTTATGCTTATGGTTAAATCTTTATGTTTAAAGTTATGATTATTTTCAGTGCAAATTTTTCAACCCCTTCACCTTGACTTTAAGAAGGCCTCCTTATTTGACATTTATTAACAGCTGTGTGATTTTAATGAATTGAAATTTAATACGTACAAGTTTTATCTCTATACAGAAATAACTGCAAGGAAGAGTTTCAGATTCATGACAAGATCCATTCTGCCAATTACTCACTTGGGAGAATATCCGACATGCTCCCTGAGCACTACCTAGTGCTGGTATGTTTTTGAATGGAGATTTAAACCAATGATTTAGTTTAAAAGGACTCAagataaaaaatgaattaatGAGCTGGAAATTTAAATCAATGCATGGCACATTCTTGTCATTCACAATAAATTGAAATtcataaaaactaattttatgCTCTTTTATTTCCCAGGGGGAGTTTTTTATGGTACAGGATGTATACGATAGAGCCGATGTCTTAAATACTACAAAAAGCTACGGGGCCCCAAACTTCCGCAAAGTGAAGGGAAGTTACCCACTTTTCGGAATGGGCCAACCCAGTCTGAGTGGTTTCAAACAGGTCCTCCAGAGAATGCAGATTGAGAACTATAAGGTCTGTTTGAACTTGATCATGAGTGACTTTTTGATTTTCTAAAATGGTTACAACATAACATAATATTGATAATAACAGAAATATTAATGACACAAGTGTTTattattacagtgttttttatattagatttttttacaacTGTTTACACTTGTAATAATTAAATGCCATTCTTATGCCAGAAAACATAGTTTCTAATACAGTATAAAAAGATTGATATTATGCAACAAAAAGTTACTAGCATCTAGTGTTGTAGTAGAGTCCAACTTGAGTGAGTCAAGAACAGAGATTGAGTGTCGAGTCCCAGTCCACACCTAAACTCGGTCATctggactcggtcttgactcagaCTCGGCACTTGatcactggtcttggtcttgtcttggaCATGGGTTGGACTCAACTACAACACTTGTTGAACTGGTAAAATATGGTGCTTTCATCAGAAATAGCTTTGAAACTGAATGAAAAAAACAGTGTTATGTTTTATGTAAACAGATTAATGAGCAATAACTTTTAATCCCACAAAATATGTGAACAGGAGGTCATTTTCATCTGCGTTAGGGAGGAACCAGTGGTCTTCTTTCATATAGATGAGGACTTCATTCCATACACTCCCAGAAAAAGAAAGAATCTCCATGAGAACCTGCATGACCTGGACAAAGGGCTAAGTGCAGAACAAATGGAGCTCTCCATCCGGAAAGAGGTCAGTTAAAGAGCTGTTATATCCTGGCTAGGGCTCATGATGAGTTTTATCAGGGGGATTGCTTGCCATCCTTTTAAGGCAAAGTGTAGACAGGGGTCGCAACATCTGTTCCATGTCAATTTTTAATTCTTCAATATGTGTAATGTCTTTTCTCCAGTTATGTGACTTGGCCAAACTGAGTGAAAATATGATCTATGTCTATAATGACATTGAGCACTTCGTAGACGAACCTCAGCGTGTTCAGATTCTGTCAGAGGAGGACGTTCACGTCACTGAAGAGGTCTACAAAAGACCACTTTTCAGTCAACTGTTGCACAGGTAATTTCTTGTATATttcaaaacaatataaacaaaattataatGTGTTGTATCCTATTGTATATCatgatttctttatttttgattTAGATATTACAGGCTACCACTCCCCATGGAAGGGGCACCAATGGAGGAGACATTTGATGCCTTTGTTAATATACTCAGAGTAAGACCTACAGTATATGTAAATTTTAAGGGAGACAAGGACTTTTACCTTTTTTTAAGGGAAGTTGTCACAAGGGATATACAGTATCTCTGTACACTGAGTTTAAAATCCtatcaaatgtgtttttctcTAGCAGCTGTTTTATATGTTGATTTTGTGTCTTTTAAACTAAATATCTGAtatcattatatttttattataggGTTTGTTGGGTAAACAAGTAACACAGTGGTCACATGGCTAGTAATTCAGAAAGACTTTTGAAGAAAAAAGTAAGAAATATTCACTGGAGTACAGTGTATAGACTTGTCCTGGTCTCctgtacattttttaatttcaatatCTTCATGTAAGCTCTTGTTTATATCTGATGATTTATGTcactaaagcaatacttcatcTCAAGAACCTATGTTTGACCGAACGCTCGTCAtcttatttatatttcattgtcACCAAGAACATCAATCTTTGAAAAGCAAATGAACCCAGACAAGAAGTTATAAATGTTAACATAAGACCGTGGAAAATGTCTTCAGGTGTCTGCTTATGATCAAGAAATAGCAGGGtatttttagactttttaatCCAGTTTTATCATCTTTTCCATCTTCACCTTTTTCAAACCTCATcccttttttatcaaaatattatttGCCATTTGATTGACACACGATCATAAATCCATTATGGTTGTTTTTCTGTAaggttacaaaaatgtaaacagaaatGTTTAGTATTACTATCTAATGCTGGATATAGACAGACCGTGTAAATCTAATGTTCCTGCATTGTTATAAACAGTGTCCTTATTGCTAGGCTGGTACTTCTATTGTTATAAGGACTTTCCATTGACTTAATGATTTTAACTGAGTTAATGATAATCCTTTACACCTAAAACTAACCCGTATGCAACCCTTCTTGCATTTTgacatgtttgtaacaacagTATTTTATGGAGCCATTTGAAATACAAGCACAGTTAGGGCGTTCTTACAATAGATTTTCCTACATTTTTGATTCCGCCTACCCCTCTCCCATACACAGGAGACCCCCAACCTCTCTGTGATGCGGGATAGTTCAAGACCTCTGCCTGCACTGCTCTTCGGCTGCCAAGTGGGAGTGGGACGTACCGATCTTGGTTTAATCCTGGGTGCCTTAGTCTTGCATCACCTGCAGGGGGCATCACAAACCCCCAGGTacctacagtacagtacaatacaatacaatacacaGTGCAAATCATGTTTACCTTTCAAAAGAAAagcattaattaattaattattaagacacagctttgtttCTTTGAGGTCATTTATCCGTTTAATTTATGCCTACTTCTTAAGCACTCTCTCTCACAGTCATGAGGAAGTGAACAGTGGACACAAATTGAATTTCCAAGTGATTCAGTTGCTAATCAGTCGTCTACCCAAAGGTCAGCAGGTCCTGGATGAGGTTAGAATGTGttaatagtttttatttaaacactgtACAACTAATAATTCATGTATAAACAGCACACCGTATGAGGAACATTAAGTATTTATCGAAAacaaaattaattatattttataaagcaTATGTGAATTAACAATTTTATGTAacctaaatgtttttatatgtaCAAACACATATTAATTTCTTTCATTACAAAACCATTttagtttaaaattatttttgaaatGATTTAGACTGGATGTTaaagaaaaagcagccaataagaggcTAGAATACATGTGAACTCCTTCAGTATTATTTAAAAAGCAACATAATTCCtatacatataaaaaaaattcacttacatttttaagtataatgAACTTGGATCtgcaagttatttcaacttttatttttttatcttgactagtgatTGGTTGCTgtaacatgtaaaataaagttggAATGAGTTAGAGCAAGataaaaaatgacttaaatgattcttaatttttttatcatttgctCAGTTTACAATTATTCTTTgtagaataaaatataaataaagaaaataaataaagaataaaagttttttaacttttgactggtacctatatatatataggttGAGGATGCGATTGCCATGTGTTCGGagatgcagaactttaaagaaGCTGTGTTTGAAAGCAAACTAAAGCTGGAAGGCATTGGGGTAGATCACCAGATTCAGGTAAGTCCCATtgattttttacaattttttgttaaattaaattaaaattatttatcaaaagtttatgttgttttttaaagaggaGCAGTGCAAAAGAGTATTTCCTGCAGAAAACACTGCAGAGTCTTGAACGTTTCCTGTACCTGCTAGTTTTCAATGCATACCTTCATGATCAGGTATGGAACAGCCATAATATCAATGATACTCTAAGTGtatgtcattatttaaaaaatatatatatatgtattcactgtaaaaaaatccaattaatgaaatgttggaagggcaaaaatatataagttaaaccaattttcttgttggggct
This Misgurnus anguillicaudatus chromosome 11, ASM2758022v2, whole genome shotgun sequence DNA region includes the following protein-coding sequences:
- the eif4ebp2 gene encoding eukaryotic translation initiation factor 4E-binding protein 2 codes for the protein MSSSRQLSESRAIPTRTVLINDSTQLPHDYCTTPGGTLFSTTPGGTRIIYDRKFLLDRRNSPIAQTPPAHLPVIPGVTSKNVLNEKKRNEANNINNHDAKPGQGEDAQFEMDI
- the pald1b gene encoding phosphatase domain containing paladin 1b isoform X5, encoding MQKPKDVSTRGTDVGHSVQIMGASASATSQAALLASTQQADHQGNGMAEDRRSLQSLSIHNSKAKSIITNKVAPVIITNNCKEEFQIHDKIHSANYSLGRISDMLPEHYLVLGEFFMVQDVYDRADVLNTTKSYGAPNFRKVKGSYPLFGMGQPSLSGFKQVLQRMQIENYKEVIFICVREEPVVFFHIDEDFIPYTPRKRKNLHENLHDLDKGLSAEQMELSIRKELCDLAKLSENMIYVYNDIEHFVDEPQRVQILSEEDVHVTEEVYKRPLFSQLLHRYYRLPLPMEGAPMEETFDAFVNILRETPNLSVMRDSSRPLPALLFGCQVGVGRTDLGLILGALVLHHLQGASQTPSTLSHSHEEVNSGHKLNFQVIQLLISRLPKGQQVLDEVEDAIAMCSEMQNFKEAVFESKLKLEGIGVDHQIQRSSAKEYFLQKTLQSLERFLYLLVFNAYLHDQYPQAFPQSFSHWMHMNAWIYRLLTSVNNTEFSAPADLITDGIRVLELELALKNNILQSEKWLEVITEQDKQMRMLKTCHTIEELFTDQKKIHPGLTYQRIPLSEYCAPKEEVFDRLLEAMKSSLAEDPSCAFVFNCLDGKDRTTAAMVIATLTLWHINGFPECRDDEIVSVPDAKYTKGEFEVVMHVVRLLPDGHRVKREVDTALDIVSETMTPMHYHLREIIISTYRQIRTAKSEADAQCLRLKSLQYLERYIYLILFNCYLHLEKKDSWRRSFSQWMHEVADRAGIYSILDHLGFSEFENPEDSLMARLRFRWLPHSIQSIPMRGKLI
- the pald1b gene encoding phosphatase domain containing paladin 1b isoform X3, which gives rise to MGASASATSQAALLASTQQADHQGNGMAEDRRSLQSLSIHNSKAKSIITNKVAPVIITNNCKEEFQIHDKIHSANYSLGRISDMLPEHYLVLGEFFMVQDVYDRADVLNTTKSYGAPNFRKVKGSYPLFGMGQPSLSGFKQVLQRMQIENYKEVIFICVREEPVVFFHIDEDFIPYTPRKRKNLHENLHDLDKGLSAEQMELSIRKELCDLAKLSENMIYVYNDIEHFVDEPQRVQILSEEDVHVTEEVYKRPLFSQLLHRYYRLPLPMEGAPMEETFDAFVNILRETPNLSVMRDSSRPLPALLFGCQVGVGRTDLGLILGALVLHHLQGASQTPSTLSHSHEEVNSGHKLNFQVIQLLISRLPKGQQVLDEVEDAIAMCSEMQNFKEAVFESKLKLEGIGVDHQIQRSSAKEYFLQKTLQSLERFLYLLVFNAYLHDQYPQAFPQSFSHWMHMNAWIYRLLTSVNNTEFSAPADLITDGIRVLVSSEFLVTDLLSTAKDMKVANFRRVSKMALYGMGQPSSEALSSVLSYLTDQKRRHSGILWINLQEELVLEENGQTFTPREPGYLEQTIPVWVQHPGQLQELELALKNNILQSEKWLEVITEQDKQMRMLKTCHTIEELFTDQKKIHPGLTYQRIPLSEYCAPKEEVFDRLLEAMKSSLAEDPSCAFVFNCLDGKDRTTAAMVIATLTLWHINGFPECRDDEIVSVPDAKYTKGEFEVVMHVVRLLPDGHRVKREVDTALDIVSETMTPMHYHLREIIISTYRQIRTAKSEADAQCLRLKSLQYLERYIYLILFNCYLHLEKKDSWRRSFSQWMHEVADRAGIYSILDHLGFSEFENPEDSLMARLRFRWLPHSIQSIPMRGKLI
- the pald1b gene encoding phosphatase domain containing paladin 1b isoform X1, encoding MQKPKDVSTRGTDVGHSVQIMGASASATSQAALLASTQQADHQGNGMAEDRRSLQSLSIHNSKAKSIITNKVAPVIITNNCKEEFQIHDKIHSANYSLGRISDMLPEHYLVLGEFFMVQDVYDRADVLNTTKSYGAPNFRKVKGSYPLFGMGQPSLSGFKQVLQRMQIENYKEVIFICVREEPVVFFHIDEDFIPYTPRKRKNLHENLHDLDKGLSAEQMELSIRKELCDLAKLSENMIYVYNDIEHFVDEPQRVQILSEEDVHVTEEVYKRPLFSQLLHRYYRLPLPMEGAPMEETFDAFVNILRETPNLSVMRDSSRPLPALLFGCQVGVGRTDLGLILGALVLHHLQGASQTPSTLSHSHEEVNSGHKLNFQVIQLLISRLPKGQQVLDEVEDAIAMCSEMQNFKEAVFESKLKLEGIGVDHQIQRSSAKEYFLQKTLQSLERFLYLLVFNAYLHDQYPQAFPQSFSHWMHMNAWIYRLLTSVNNTEFSAPADLITDGIRVLVSSEFLVTDLLSTAKDMKVANFRRVSKMALYGMGQPSSEALSSVLSYLTDQKRRHSGILWINLQEELVLEENGQTFTPREPGYLEQTIPVWVQHPGQLQELELALKNNILQSEKWLEVITEQDKQMRMLKTCHTIEELFTDQKKIHPGLTYQRIPLSEYCAPKEEVFDRLLEAMKSSLAEDPSCAFVFNCLDGKDRTTAAMVIATLTLWHINGFPECRDDEIVSVPDAKYTKGEFEVVMHVVRLLPDGHRVKREVDTALDIVSETMTPMHYHLREIIISTYRQIRTAKSEADAQCLRLKSLQYLERYIYLILFNCYLHLEKKDSWRRSFSQWMHEVADRAGIYSILDHLGFSEFENPEDSLMARLRFRWLPHSIQSIPMRGKLI
- the pald1b gene encoding phosphatase domain containing paladin 1b isoform X2: MQKPKDVSTRGTDVGHSVQIMGASASATSQAALLASTQQADHQGNGMAEDRRSLQSLSIHNSKAKSIITNKVAPVIITNNCKEEFQIHDKIHSANYSLGRISDMLPEHYLVLGEFFMVQDVYDRADVLNTTKSYGAPNFRKVKGSYPLFGMGQPSLSGFKQVLQRMQIENYKEVIFICVREEPVVFFHIDEDFIPYTPRKRKNLHENLHDLDKGLSAEQMELSIRKELCDLAKLSENMIYVYNDIEHFVDEPQRVQILSEEDVHVTEEVYKRPLFSQLLHRYYRLPLPMEGAPMEETFDAFVNILRETPNLSVMRDSSRPLPALLFGCQVGVGRTDLGLILGALVLHHLQGASQTPSHEEVNSGHKLNFQVIQLLISRLPKGQQVLDEVEDAIAMCSEMQNFKEAVFESKLKLEGIGVDHQIQRSSAKEYFLQKTLQSLERFLYLLVFNAYLHDQYPQAFPQSFSHWMHMNAWIYRLLTSVNNTEFSAPADLITDGIRVLVSSEFLVTDLLSTAKDMKVANFRRVSKMALYGMGQPSSEALSSVLSYLTDQKRRHSGILWINLQEELVLEENGQTFTPREPGYLEQTIPVWVQHPGQLQELELALKNNILQSEKWLEVITEQDKQMRMLKTCHTIEELFTDQKKIHPGLTYQRIPLSEYCAPKEEVFDRLLEAMKSSLAEDPSCAFVFNCLDGKDRTTAAMVIATLTLWHINGFPECRDDEIVSVPDAKYTKGEFEVVMHVVRLLPDGHRVKREVDTALDIVSETMTPMHYHLREIIISTYRQIRTAKSEADAQCLRLKSLQYLERYIYLILFNCYLHLEKKDSWRRSFSQWMHEVADRAGIYSILDHLGFSEFENPEDSLMARLRFRWLPHSIQSIPMRGKLI